One segment of Nocardioides sp. QY071 DNA contains the following:
- the fabG gene encoding 3-oxoacyl-ACP reductase FabG, with amino-acid sequence MFTSLAGRSVVVTGGSKGIGRGIATVFARAGARVLVTGRDEASLAAACAELGDGASYVIADVSRREDCDRMAATATERHGGIDVLCANAGVFPAARLDAMTADDLNGVMATNLNGTVFAVQACLDALTASGRGRVVVTSSITGPHTGYPGWSHYGASKAAQLGFVRTAALELAPRAITINAVLPGNIATEGLDGLGEDYLAAMAASVPQKRLGGVADIGNAALFFATEEASYITGQTLIVDGGQVLPESLQALEEI; translated from the coding sequence ATGTTCACCTCACTCGCCGGACGCTCCGTCGTCGTCACCGGTGGCAGCAAGGGCATCGGCCGCGGCATCGCCACCGTCTTCGCCCGGGCCGGCGCCCGCGTCCTGGTCACCGGGCGTGACGAGGCCTCGCTCGCAGCCGCGTGCGCCGAGCTCGGCGACGGGGCGTCCTACGTCATCGCCGACGTGAGCCGGCGCGAGGACTGCGACCGGATGGCAGCGACCGCGACCGAGCGCCACGGCGGCATCGACGTCCTGTGCGCCAACGCCGGCGTCTTCCCGGCCGCACGCCTCGACGCGATGACCGCCGACGACCTCAACGGCGTGATGGCGACCAACCTCAACGGCACCGTGTTCGCGGTCCAGGCGTGCCTGGACGCCCTGACGGCGAGCGGTCGCGGGCGGGTCGTGGTGACCTCGTCGATCACCGGTCCCCACACCGGCTACCCCGGGTGGTCGCACTACGGAGCGAGCAAGGCTGCCCAGCTCGGCTTCGTGCGGACCGCCGCGCTCGAGCTCGCGCCCCGGGCCATCACGATCAACGCCGTGCTCCCGGGCAACATCGCCACCGAGGGTCTCGACGGGCTCGGCGAGGACTACCTGGCCGCGATGGCCGCCAGCGTGCCGCAGAAGCGGCTCGGCGGGGTCGCGGACATCGGCAACGCCGCCCTGTTCTTCGCGACCGAGGAGGCGTCGTACATCACCGGGCAGACGCTGATCGTCGACGGCGGCCAGGTGCTCCCCGAGTCGCTGCAGGCACTCGAGGAGATCTGA
- a CDS encoding phosphotransferase: MSATTAAADTRVAELVLPQYGFGPECRLRMINLSENATFLVEDGERSAILRVHRVGYHSRSEIESELSWLAALRAESAVATSQVVPASDGEWVTTVSVDGEERHAVLFHVVPGIEPDDVALGTTDFETLGAITARMHLHARGWRPPHGFQRFSWDWEHSLGDEPRWGRWQDGIGVGPVEEAALGAAVEVVRERLSSYGTGADRFGLVHADLRLANLLVEGDLVTVIDFDDCGYSWFMYDFGTAVSFIEHDPRLPDWQAAWLRGYRSVTELSAEHEAMLATFVMLRRLLLVAWMGSHAHSRECQDLGPAYTAGTVELARRYVASDGASLS, encoded by the coding sequence ATGAGCGCCACCACCGCGGCCGCGGACACGCGGGTCGCCGAGCTGGTGCTGCCACAGTACGGCTTCGGGCCGGAGTGCAGGCTGCGGATGATCAACCTCTCCGAGAACGCGACCTTCCTGGTCGAGGACGGCGAGCGCAGCGCGATCCTGCGGGTGCACCGCGTCGGCTACCACTCGCGCTCGGAGATCGAGAGCGAGCTGTCCTGGCTGGCCGCGCTGCGGGCCGAGTCGGCCGTCGCGACGTCCCAGGTCGTGCCCGCCAGCGACGGCGAGTGGGTCACCACGGTCTCCGTCGACGGCGAGGAGCGGCACGCCGTGCTCTTCCACGTCGTGCCCGGCATCGAGCCGGACGACGTCGCGCTCGGCACCACGGACTTCGAGACGCTCGGCGCGATCACGGCCCGCATGCACCTGCACGCCCGGGGCTGGAGACCACCGCACGGCTTCCAAAGGTTCAGCTGGGACTGGGAGCACTCGCTGGGCGACGAGCCGCGCTGGGGGCGCTGGCAGGACGGCATCGGCGTCGGACCGGTCGAGGAGGCCGCGCTCGGCGCGGCCGTCGAGGTGGTGCGGGAGCGGCTGTCGTCGTACGGCACGGGTGCCGACCGGTTCGGCCTCGTCCACGCCGACCTCCGGCTCGCGAACCTCCTCGTCGAGGGCGACCTCGTCACCGTGATCGACTTCGACGACTGCGGCTACTCGTGGTTCATGTACGACTTCGGTACCGCGGTCTCGTTCATCGAGCACGACCCACGGCTGCCGGACTGGCAGGCCGCCTGGCTGCGCGGGTACCGCTCGGTCACCGAGCTGTCCGCCGAGCACGAGGCCATGCTGGCGACCTTCGTGATGCTGCGCCGGCTGCTGCTCGTCGCCTGGATGGGCTCCCATGCGCACTCCCGCGAGTGCCAGGACCTCGGCCCCGCCTACACCGCCGGCACCGTCGAGCTGGCGCGGCGCTACGTCGCGTCGGACGGCGCCTCCCTCTCGTAG
- a CDS encoding microcompartment protein: protein MAATDARAELRVYLMVEDLQPQFAAYLGTPTRARGYPPYAGDHALIIEVAPALAIERVIDLALRAAPSVEPGILFVERQFGVLELHASSLEDVVAAGQAVLDGIGSSASDQLRPRVLYHDIIESITDQHAVILNRNRSGSMIMPGQSLLVYEMAPALFAAVAANEAERAAPGITMVDVQFIGAAGRLYLSGSTEDVEVARDRITKVLESIEGREH, encoded by the coding sequence ATGGCCGCCACCGATGCCCGCGCGGAGCTGCGGGTCTACCTGATGGTCGAGGACCTGCAGCCGCAGTTCGCCGCCTACCTGGGCACGCCGACCCGTGCCCGGGGCTACCCGCCGTACGCCGGCGACCACGCCCTCATCATCGAGGTCGCCCCCGCTCTCGCGATCGAGCGCGTGATCGACCTCGCCCTGCGGGCCGCCCCGTCGGTCGAGCCCGGCATCCTCTTCGTCGAGCGGCAGTTCGGGGTGCTCGAGCTGCACGCCTCGTCGCTGGAGGACGTGGTCGCCGCCGGCCAGGCGGTCCTCGACGGAATCGGCAGCTCGGCCAGTGACCAGCTGCGTCCGCGCGTGCTGTACCACGACATCATCGAGAGCATCACCGACCAGCACGCGGTGATCCTCAACCGCAACCGTTCGGGGTCGATGATCATGCCGGGACAGTCGCTCCTCGTCTACGAGATGGCTCCTGCCCTCTTCGCGGCCGTCGCCGCCAACGAGGCCGAGCGCGCGGCGCCCGGCATCACCATGGTCGACGTGCAGTTCATCGGGGCGGCCGGCAGGCTCTACCTCAGCGGCAGCACCGAGGACGTCGAGGTGGCCAGGGACCGGATCACGAAGGTCCTGGAGTCGATCGAGGGACGGGAGCACTGA
- a CDS encoding BMC domain-containing protein, with the protein MSSTAIGMIETKGFVAALAAADAMVKAANVTITDRQEVGDGLVAVVIAGEVGAVKAATEAGAETASQVGELVSVHVIPRPHAELGNHFDVSAK; encoded by the coding sequence ATGTCCAGCACCGCCATCGGCATGATCGAGACCAAGGGCTTCGTTGCCGCGCTCGCCGCCGCGGACGCCATGGTCAAGGCCGCCAACGTCACCATCACCGACCGCCAGGAGGTGGGCGACGGGCTCGTCGCCGTGGTCATCGCCGGCGAGGTCGGCGCGGTCAAGGCGGCCACCGAGGCCGGCGCGGAGACGGCCTCGCAGGTCGGCGAGCTCGTCAGCGTCCACGTCATCCCGCGCCCGCACGCCGAGCTCGGCAACCACTTCGACGTCAGCGCGAAGTAG
- a CDS encoding EutN/CcmL family microcompartment protein — MLRAVVTGNVWSTKRIDGLPNGAFLEVEVEGGGSRLVAFDVLGSGVGETVLVAQGSVAAAWFPGTPPPVDALVIGSIDNQPTG; from the coding sequence ATGCTGAGAGCAGTCGTGACCGGCAATGTCTGGTCCACCAAGAGGATCGACGGCCTGCCCAACGGCGCGTTCCTGGAGGTCGAGGTCGAGGGTGGCGGCAGCCGCCTGGTCGCCTTCGACGTCCTGGGCAGCGGCGTCGGCGAGACCGTCCTGGTCGCCCAGGGCTCGGTCGCCGCGGCCTGGTTCCCCGGCACGCCGCCGCCCGTCGACGCGCTCGTGATCGGCTCGATCGACAACCAGCCCACCGGCTGA
- a CDS encoding BMC domain-containing protein: MAELRSFIFIDRLQPQTLCYLGTWIKGTLPRAHMAAQIIEVAPGIDIEPITDVALKHAEVAAGVLVVERQFGYLEFHGETGSVKAAAEGVLDALGAEASSAVRPQILASKIISSIDHQHAFLINRNKIGSMVLPGESMYVLEVQPASYAIVATNEAEKAADIKVVDYRMIGATGRVYLSGKEADVRQAAEAAEEALRGLT; the protein is encoded by the coding sequence ATGGCTGAACTGCGTTCCTTCATCTTCATCGACCGGCTGCAGCCGCAGACGCTGTGCTACCTCGGCACCTGGATCAAGGGCACCCTGCCCCGCGCCCACATGGCCGCGCAGATCATCGAGGTCGCACCCGGCATCGACATCGAACCGATCACCGACGTCGCCCTCAAGCACGCCGAGGTCGCCGCGGGCGTGCTCGTCGTCGAGCGGCAGTTCGGCTACCTGGAGTTCCACGGCGAGACCGGGTCCGTGAAGGCGGCCGCCGAGGGGGTGCTCGACGCGCTCGGCGCCGAGGCCTCGAGCGCCGTGCGCCCGCAGATCCTGGCCAGCAAGATCATCAGCTCGATCGACCACCAGCACGCGTTCCTCATCAACCGCAACAAGATCGGGTCGATGGTGCTGCCGGGCGAGTCGATGTACGTGCTCGAGGTGCAGCCCGCGTCGTACGCGATCGTGGCGACCAACGAGGCGGAGAAGGCGGCCGACATCAAGGTCGTCGACTACCGCATGATCGGAGCCACCGGCCGCGTCTACCTGTCCGGCAAGGAGGCCGACGTGCGGCAGGCCGCGGAGGCCGCCGAGGAAGCGCTCCGGGGCCTGACGTGA